From Lonchura striata isolate bLonStr1 chromosome 3, bLonStr1.mat, whole genome shotgun sequence, one genomic window encodes:
- the LOC110482153 gene encoding glutathione S-transferase 3, which translates to MSAKPKLYYFDGRGKMESIRWLLAAAGVEFEEEFLETRDQYEKLLQSGSLLFQQVPMVEMDGMRMVQTRAILSYLAAKYNLYGKDLKERALIDMYVGGTDDLMGFILMFPFLSAEDKEKQRALIVEKATSRYFPVYEKVLKDHGQDFLVGNNFSWADVHLLEAILMVEEKKSDVLSGFPQLQAFKARISSIPTIKKFLEPGSQRKPIPDDKYVETVRRVLRMYYNIKAN; encoded by the exons ATGTCTGCAAAACCAAAACTTTACTACTTTGATGGAAGAGGCAAGATGGAATCGATTCGTTGGTTGTTGGCTGCAGCTGGGGTCGAG TTTGAAGAAGAGTTTTTGGAAACCCGAGACCAGTATGAGAAACTCCTGCAAA GTGGATCCCTGCTGTTTCAGCAGGTGCCCATGGTGGAGATGGATGGGATGAGGATGGTGCAGACCAGAGCCATCCTCAGCTACCTTGCAGCAAAGTACAACCTCTATGGGAAGGACCTGAAGGAAAGAGCCTT GATTGATATGTATGTTGGAGGAACTGATGACCTTATGGGCTTCATTTTGATGTTCCCTTTCTTATCAGCAGAGGATAAAGAGAAACAACGTGCATTAATAGTTGAAAAGGCAACAAGCAGGTATTTCCCAGTGTATGAGAAG GTTTTGAAAGACCATGGGCAAGACTTCCTTGTTGGCAACAATTTTAGCTGGGCTGATGTTCATCTTCTTGAAGCCATTTTAATGGTAGAAGAGAAGAAGTCAGATGTGCTGTCGGGCTTTCCTCAGTTACAG GCATTTAAAGCAAGGATAAGCAGCATCCCCACAATCAAGAAATTTCTTGAGCCAGGAAGCCAGAGGAAACCTATTCCTGATGATAAATATGTGGAGACTGTCAGGAGAGTTCTCCGCATGTATTACAATATAAAAGCAAATTAG